In Paenibacillus xylanilyticus, the genomic window ATCGAAGAGAACAAGCCTGCTGAACCGGATCCGCAGCTGCCGGCGCCAACGCCTACGGTAGTTCAGGAAGAAGCGGTTCTCAGCATGCTGAATCCCAAATATACATTCGATACATTTGTCATTGGACCAGGCAACCGCTTTGCCCATGCCGCATCGCTGGCGGTCGCTGAAGCGCCCGCCAAAGCATACAATCCTTTGTTTTTATACGGGGGAGTTGGACTCGGCAAAACCCACTTGATGCATGCCATTGGCCATTACGTTTTGGAGCATGATCCGGGGAGCAAGGTTGTTTATTTGTCATCTGAGAAATTCACGAACGAATTCATTAACTCCATCCGTGACAACCGCGGGGAGAGCTTCCGGAACAAGTACCGGAATGTCGATATTCTGCTTATAGATGATATTCAGTTTTTGGCGGGAAAAGAATCAACACAAGAGGAATTTTTCCATACGTTTAATGCGCTGCATGAGGAACGGAAACAGATCATTATCTCCAGCGACAGACCACCGAAGGAAATTCCGACTCTGGAAGAGCGGCTTCGTTCCCGCTTTGAATGGGGACTCATTACGGATATCCAGCCTCCGGATCTCGAGACACGGATCGCCATTTTGCGGAAAAAAGCGCGTGCGGAAAACCTCGATATTCCTAACGAAGCTATGATGTACATCGCCAACCAGATCGATACCAATATTCGTGAACTGGAAGGCGCACTAATTCGGGTGGTAGCCTACTCTTCACTGACGAATCAAGACGTTACGACTCATCTGGCTGCAGAAGCATTGAAGGATATCATTCCTTCCAGCCGTCCTAAAATGATCACTATTCAAGACATCCAACAAAAGGTCGGCGAGTATTACAGCCTTAAGCTTGAAGATTTCAAAGCACGGAAGCGGACCAAAGCCGTTGCTTTCCCTAGACAGATTGCCATGTATCTATCGCGTGAACTAACCGATTTCTCCCTGCCCAAAATTGGGGAAGCCTTCGGAGGACGAGATCATACGACTGTGATTCATGCGCACGAAAAAATCTCCCAATCGATCAAATCCGATCAGGAGCTCTACAAAGTTATCAACAACTTAACCGAAAAAATTAAGAATCCAACCTGAACAAGTCCCAAGCCTATGCACAACGTGTACACATGTGGATAGGCTTAATTTTATGG contains:
- the dnaA gene encoding chromosomal replication initiator protein DnaA; amino-acid sequence: MDSHTSDLWQQILSIIQNKLSKPSFDTWFKATKATKLNDNSIVISAPTTFAVEWLESRYTKLVGSTVYELLGKQVDVKFVIEENKPAEPDPQLPAPTPTVVQEEAVLSMLNPKYTFDTFVIGPGNRFAHAASLAVAEAPAKAYNPLFLYGGVGLGKTHLMHAIGHYVLEHDPGSKVVYLSSEKFTNEFINSIRDNRGESFRNKYRNVDILLIDDIQFLAGKESTQEEFFHTFNALHEERKQIIISSDRPPKEIPTLEERLRSRFEWGLITDIQPPDLETRIAILRKKARAENLDIPNEAMMYIANQIDTNIRELEGALIRVVAYSSLTNQDVTTHLAAEALKDIIPSSRPKMITIQDIQQKVGEYYSLKLEDFKARKRTKAVAFPRQIAMYLSRELTDFSLPKIGEAFGGRDHTTVIHAHEKISQSIKSDQELYKVINNLTEKIKNPT